From Gimesia panareensis, the proteins below share one genomic window:
- a CDS encoding pyridoxamine 5'-phosphate oxidase family protein, with amino-acid sequence MNQQEQKQQDRQQSIRTLRELIGDIQTCMLTTHSAEAGLRSRPMITARHEFDGELWLFTHADDPKVNEIHQNPVVNVVFAEPKDDRYISISGHAQLVRDQQKAELLWTEGLDEWFPTGPSDPNLVLISVHVNEAEYWDANVKHFSDAVQALFFSSTAPRHDKLEWSQTES; translated from the coding sequence ATGAATCAGCAAGAACAGAAACAACAGGACCGCCAGCAGTCTATCAGGACGCTGCGCGAACTGATCGGAGATATTCAGACCTGCATGCTGACGACCCACTCGGCGGAAGCCGGTCTTAGAAGTCGTCCGATGATCACAGCCCGGCACGAATTCGATGGTGAGCTCTGGCTGTTCACACACGCCGACGACCCCAAGGTCAATGAAATCCACCAGAATCCGGTCGTCAACGTGGTCTTCGCCGAACCGAAAGATGATCGGTACATCTCGATCTCCGGTCACGCACAGCTCGTCCGGGATCAGCAGAAAGCCGAACTGCTCTGGACCGAGGGACTGGATGAGTGGTTTCCGACCGGTCCCAGTGATCCCAACCTGGTGCTGATCAGCGTCCACGTCAATGAAGCAGAATACTGGGATGCGAACGTGAAACATTTCTCCGATGCGGTGCAAGCATTGTTCTTCAGCTCGACAGCCCCCAGACATGACAAACTGGAATGGTCACAAACAGAATCTTAA
- a CDS encoding rhodanese-like domain-containing protein: MQTISTTELRGKMQRNEKGILVNTLTQDEFEKAHIPNSLNIPEQQDDFVSQVEQAAGSKELPVIVYCASQECGSSEQAAQKLEQAGFSNVYDYEGGAKSWSEAGEQLVAGA, encoded by the coding sequence ATGCAAACGATCTCAACCACAGAATTGCGAGGAAAAATGCAGCGCAACGAAAAAGGAATTCTGGTCAACACCCTGACCCAGGATGAATTTGAGAAAGCGCACATTCCCAACTCACTCAATATCCCCGAACAGCAGGACGATTTCGTCTCACAGGTGGAACAGGCGGCTGGCAGCAAGGAGCTGCCTGTCATTGTGTATTGTGCCAGCCAGGAATGCGGTTCTTCGGAACAGGCTGCTCAAAAGCTGGAACAGGCAGGATTTTCGAACGTCTATGACTACGAAGGGGGAGCGAAGTCATGGAGTGAAGCCGGCGAGCAGCTCGTTGCAGGTGCGTAA